The Musa acuminata AAA Group cultivar baxijiao chromosome BXJ1-3, Cavendish_Baxijiao_AAA, whole genome shotgun sequence genome window below encodes:
- the LOC135617926 gene encoding uncharacterized protein LOC135617926 isoform X1: MNSKARASLPAMKASLKRDKVDLNPRRGICKERKVEMQGNGSMIIANGPNRCQSRRERKIALQRDVDKLRKKLRKEESVHSALERAFTRPRGALPRLPPYLPSHTLELLAEVAVLEEEVVRLEEQVVNFRQGLYQEAIYSSSCKKSKKLGYDVHPLTRNSKTLEQPQFMKASTSTQWSLNMDQNMPSSNKFVYGKFAPNKMNSSISITENQQGKENQLRTNIGKNCKQTPVKRDIKIAAATLGNRQVDAQPKCDALDHERTEKNSRRLSDEAILNQSSAPKEATLCESSGPNKLSEDILKCLMNIFSRMSSPGNTKELLETSPVSYCSASLEETDSLDPYGICAEFGKRDIGPYKHLRAVEASSKFPNLLSSCSFFTCRLKCLLRELASADLSNLTHQQKIAFWINIYNSCMMNAFLKKGIPASPEIIIALMLKAVINVGGHLLNAMTIEHFILRLPYSLKHVCPKGSKSDHVTVRGLFGLEWPEPLVTFALSCGSWSSPAVRVYTAAQVDKELERAKRDYLQAAVGICTPNKLAIPKLLDWYLRDFAKDVESLMDWICLQLPDELRTEGIKCLEVARRSPIPQPIQVLPYEFRFSREELRAYKLWPLNLSRSRIIGNIYIIHRGRFILSSRFPAENNWVCSLTLAIYFSTPSLEKMNKKIKSDDKHVMLIHNIVFGS; encoded by the exons ATGAATTCCAAGGCGCGGGCGTCGTTGCCGGCCATGAAAGCTTCCCTGAAGCGCGATAAAGTAGACTTAAACCCGAGACGG GGAATCTGCAAGGAGAGGAAGGTTGAGATGCAGGGGAATGGATCGATGATCATAGCAAATGGACCCAACAGATGCCAATCCAGGAGAGAGAGGAAGATTGCTCTGCAGCGAGAT GTTGATAAGCTTAGGAAGAAGCTAAGGAAGGAAGAGAGTGTCCACAGCGCCTTGGAGAGGGCTTTCACGAGACCTCGGGGTGCTCTTCCTCGCCTTCCACCATATTTGCCTTCACAT ACACTAGAACTTTTGGCTGAAGTAGCTGTTTTAGAAGAAGAGGTGGTTCGCCTTGAAGAACAGGTGGTGAACTTTCGGCAAGGCCTCTATCAGGAAGCTATCTACAGCTCATCCTGCAAGAAATCCAAGAAATTAGGATATGACGTCCACCCCCTTACTCGAAACTCCAAAACCTTGGAGCAACCACAATTCATGAAAGCGTCAACCTCGACACAGTGGTCTTTAAACATGGACCAAAATATGCCTTCCTCTAATAAGTTTGTTTATGGAAAATTTGCACCAAACAAGATGAATTCATCCATATCCATTACTGAAAATCAGCAAGGAAAAGAGAATCAATTAAGAACTAATATTGGTAAGAACTGTAAACAGACTCCAGTTAAGAGAGATATAAAAATAGCAGCAGCTACTTTGGGAAACAGGCAGGTGGATGCACAG CCAAAGTGTGATGCTTTGGATCATGAAAGAACTGAAAAGAACTCACGGAGGTTGTCAGATGAAGCAATATTAAACCAGTCCAGTGCTCCGAAGGAAGCAACATTATGTGAGTCAAGTGGCCCAAACAAACTATCCGAGGACATCTTGAAGTGCCTGATGAACATATTCTCACGGATGAGCTCTCCAGGGAACACAAAAGAGCTTCTGGAGACATCTCCTGTATCATATTGTAGTGCAAGTTTGGAAGAAACAGATTCTCTAGACCCATATGGTATCTGTGCAGAATTTGGAAAAAGGGATATCGGGCCATATAAGCATTTGCGAGCAGTTGAAGCAAGCTCAAAATTTCCAAACCTCCTGTCGAGTTGTTCATTTTTTACATGTAGACTGAA ATGTTTGCTCAGAGAACTTGCATCAGCAGATTTATCAAATCTCACACATCAGCAGAAGATTGCATTCTGGATTAACATTTACAATTCATGCATGATGAAT GCATTTCTCAAGAAAGGCATTCCAGCAAGTCCTGAGATTATTATCGCGCTGATGCTAAAG GCTGTGATTAATGTGGGTGGTCACTTGCTCAATGCAATGACAATTGAACATTTCATATTGAGGCTTCCCTACAGTTTGAAACAT GTCTGCCCTAAGGGATCTAAAAGCGATCATGTCACGGTGCGAGGCTTATTTGGATTGGAATGGCCGGAACCCTTGGTTACATTTGCACTTTCATGTGGGAGCTGGTCATCCCCTGCT GTGAGAGTATACACTGCAGCCCAAGTTGATAAAGAGTTAGAAAGAGCCAAGAGGGATTATTTGCAAGCAGCTGTCGGTATATGCACACCAAACAAACTGGCAATTCCTAAGTTGCTTGATTGGTACCTTCGTGATTTCGCAAAAGATGTGGAGTCATTAATGGATTGGATCTGCTTGCAACTGCCAGATGAGTTGAGGACCGAAGGAATTAAATGCCTAGAGGTGGCCAGAAGAAGTCCAATTCCACAGCCAATTCAAGTTCTTCCTTATGAGTTCAGATTCAG TCGCGAGGAATTGCGAGCGTATAAACTGTGGCCATTGAACCTATCCAGATCTCGCATCATTGGCAACATTTACATTATACACAGAGGAAGATTCATATTGTCTTCTAGATTTCCAGCTGAGAATAACTGGGTCTGTTCATTAACACTTGCTATTTACTTCTCGACCCCATCTTTGGAAAAAATGAACAAGAAAATTAAAAGCGATGACAAGCATGTGATGTTGATTCATAATATAGTTTTTGGATCATAA
- the LOC135617926 gene encoding uncharacterized protein LOC135617926 isoform X2, protein MNSKARASLPAMKASLKRDKGICKERKVEMQGNGSMIIANGPNRCQSRRERKIALQRDVDKLRKKLRKEESVHSALERAFTRPRGALPRLPPYLPSHTLELLAEVAVLEEEVVRLEEQVVNFRQGLYQEAIYSSSCKKSKKLGYDVHPLTRNSKTLEQPQFMKASTSTQWSLNMDQNMPSSNKFVYGKFAPNKMNSSISITENQQGKENQLRTNIGKNCKQTPVKRDIKIAAATLGNRQVDAQPKCDALDHERTEKNSRRLSDEAILNQSSAPKEATLCESSGPNKLSEDILKCLMNIFSRMSSPGNTKELLETSPVSYCSASLEETDSLDPYGICAEFGKRDIGPYKHLRAVEASSKFPNLLSSCSFFTCRLKCLLRELASADLSNLTHQQKIAFWINIYNSCMMNAFLKKGIPASPEIIIALMLKAVINVGGHLLNAMTIEHFILRLPYSLKHVCPKGSKSDHVTVRGLFGLEWPEPLVTFALSCGSWSSPAVRVYTAAQVDKELERAKRDYLQAAVGICTPNKLAIPKLLDWYLRDFAKDVESLMDWICLQLPDELRTEGIKCLEVARRSPIPQPIQVLPYEFRFSREELRAYKLWPLNLSRSRIIGNIYIIHRGRFILSSRFPAENNWVCSLTLAIYFSTPSLEKMNKKIKSDDKHVMLIHNIVFGS, encoded by the exons ATGAATTCCAAGGCGCGGGCGTCGTTGCCGGCCATGAAAGCTTCCCTGAAGCGCGATAAA GGAATCTGCAAGGAGAGGAAGGTTGAGATGCAGGGGAATGGATCGATGATCATAGCAAATGGACCCAACAGATGCCAATCCAGGAGAGAGAGGAAGATTGCTCTGCAGCGAGAT GTTGATAAGCTTAGGAAGAAGCTAAGGAAGGAAGAGAGTGTCCACAGCGCCTTGGAGAGGGCTTTCACGAGACCTCGGGGTGCTCTTCCTCGCCTTCCACCATATTTGCCTTCACAT ACACTAGAACTTTTGGCTGAAGTAGCTGTTTTAGAAGAAGAGGTGGTTCGCCTTGAAGAACAGGTGGTGAACTTTCGGCAAGGCCTCTATCAGGAAGCTATCTACAGCTCATCCTGCAAGAAATCCAAGAAATTAGGATATGACGTCCACCCCCTTACTCGAAACTCCAAAACCTTGGAGCAACCACAATTCATGAAAGCGTCAACCTCGACACAGTGGTCTTTAAACATGGACCAAAATATGCCTTCCTCTAATAAGTTTGTTTATGGAAAATTTGCACCAAACAAGATGAATTCATCCATATCCATTACTGAAAATCAGCAAGGAAAAGAGAATCAATTAAGAACTAATATTGGTAAGAACTGTAAACAGACTCCAGTTAAGAGAGATATAAAAATAGCAGCAGCTACTTTGGGAAACAGGCAGGTGGATGCACAG CCAAAGTGTGATGCTTTGGATCATGAAAGAACTGAAAAGAACTCACGGAGGTTGTCAGATGAAGCAATATTAAACCAGTCCAGTGCTCCGAAGGAAGCAACATTATGTGAGTCAAGTGGCCCAAACAAACTATCCGAGGACATCTTGAAGTGCCTGATGAACATATTCTCACGGATGAGCTCTCCAGGGAACACAAAAGAGCTTCTGGAGACATCTCCTGTATCATATTGTAGTGCAAGTTTGGAAGAAACAGATTCTCTAGACCCATATGGTATCTGTGCAGAATTTGGAAAAAGGGATATCGGGCCATATAAGCATTTGCGAGCAGTTGAAGCAAGCTCAAAATTTCCAAACCTCCTGTCGAGTTGTTCATTTTTTACATGTAGACTGAA ATGTTTGCTCAGAGAACTTGCATCAGCAGATTTATCAAATCTCACACATCAGCAGAAGATTGCATTCTGGATTAACATTTACAATTCATGCATGATGAAT GCATTTCTCAAGAAAGGCATTCCAGCAAGTCCTGAGATTATTATCGCGCTGATGCTAAAG GCTGTGATTAATGTGGGTGGTCACTTGCTCAATGCAATGACAATTGAACATTTCATATTGAGGCTTCCCTACAGTTTGAAACAT GTCTGCCCTAAGGGATCTAAAAGCGATCATGTCACGGTGCGAGGCTTATTTGGATTGGAATGGCCGGAACCCTTGGTTACATTTGCACTTTCATGTGGGAGCTGGTCATCCCCTGCT GTGAGAGTATACACTGCAGCCCAAGTTGATAAAGAGTTAGAAAGAGCCAAGAGGGATTATTTGCAAGCAGCTGTCGGTATATGCACACCAAACAAACTGGCAATTCCTAAGTTGCTTGATTGGTACCTTCGTGATTTCGCAAAAGATGTGGAGTCATTAATGGATTGGATCTGCTTGCAACTGCCAGATGAGTTGAGGACCGAAGGAATTAAATGCCTAGAGGTGGCCAGAAGAAGTCCAATTCCACAGCCAATTCAAGTTCTTCCTTATGAGTTCAGATTCAG TCGCGAGGAATTGCGAGCGTATAAACTGTGGCCATTGAACCTATCCAGATCTCGCATCATTGGCAACATTTACATTATACACAGAGGAAGATTCATATTGTCTTCTAGATTTCCAGCTGAGAATAACTGGGTCTGTTCATTAACACTTGCTATTTACTTCTCGACCCCATCTTTGGAAAAAATGAACAAGAAAATTAAAAGCGATGACAAGCATGTGATGTTGATTCATAATATAGTTTTTGGATCATAA
- the LOC135617926 gene encoding uncharacterized protein LOC135617926 isoform X9 yields MKASTSTQWSLNMDQNMPSSNKFVYGKFAPNKMNSSISITENQQGKENQLRTNIGKNCKQTPVKRDIKIAAATLGNRQVDAQPKCDALDHERTEKNSRRLSDEAILNQSSAPKEATLCESSGPNKLSEDILKCLMNIFSRMSSPGNTKELLETSPVSYCSASLEETDSLDPYGICAEFGKRDIGPYKHLRAVEASSKFPNLLSSCSFFTCRLKCLLRELASADLSNLTHQQKIAFWINIYNSCMMNAFLKKGIPASPEIIIALMLKAVINVGGHLLNAMTIEHFILRLPYSLKHVCPKGSKSDHVTVRGLFGLEWPEPLVTFALSCGSWSSPAVRVYTAAQVDKELERAKRDYLQAAVGICTPNKLAIPKLLDWYLRDFAKDVESLMDWICLQLPDELRTEGIKCLEVARRSPIPQPIQVLPYEFRFSREELRAYKLWPLNLSRSRIIGNIYIIHRGRFILSSRFPAENNWVCSLTLAIYFSTPSLEKMNKKIKSDDKHVMLIHNIVFGS; encoded by the exons ATGAAAGCGTCAACCTCGACACAGTGGTCTTTAAACATGGACCAAAATATGCCTTCCTCTAATAAGTTTGTTTATGGAAAATTTGCACCAAACAAGATGAATTCATCCATATCCATTACTGAAAATCAGCAAGGAAAAGAGAATCAATTAAGAACTAATATTGGTAAGAACTGTAAACAGACTCCAGTTAAGAGAGATATAAAAATAGCAGCAGCTACTTTGGGAAACAGGCAGGTGGATGCACAG CCAAAGTGTGATGCTTTGGATCATGAAAGAACTGAAAAGAACTCACGGAGGTTGTCAGATGAAGCAATATTAAACCAGTCCAGTGCTCCGAAGGAAGCAACATTATGTGAGTCAAGTGGCCCAAACAAACTATCCGAGGACATCTTGAAGTGCCTGATGAACATATTCTCACGGATGAGCTCTCCAGGGAACACAAAAGAGCTTCTGGAGACATCTCCTGTATCATATTGTAGTGCAAGTTTGGAAGAAACAGATTCTCTAGACCCATATGGTATCTGTGCAGAATTTGGAAAAAGGGATATCGGGCCATATAAGCATTTGCGAGCAGTTGAAGCAAGCTCAAAATTTCCAAACCTCCTGTCGAGTTGTTCATTTTTTACATGTAGACTGAA ATGTTTGCTCAGAGAACTTGCATCAGCAGATTTATCAAATCTCACACATCAGCAGAAGATTGCATTCTGGATTAACATTTACAATTCATGCATGATGAAT GCATTTCTCAAGAAAGGCATTCCAGCAAGTCCTGAGATTATTATCGCGCTGATGCTAAAG GCTGTGATTAATGTGGGTGGTCACTTGCTCAATGCAATGACAATTGAACATTTCATATTGAGGCTTCCCTACAGTTTGAAACAT GTCTGCCCTAAGGGATCTAAAAGCGATCATGTCACGGTGCGAGGCTTATTTGGATTGGAATGGCCGGAACCCTTGGTTACATTTGCACTTTCATGTGGGAGCTGGTCATCCCCTGCT GTGAGAGTATACACTGCAGCCCAAGTTGATAAAGAGTTAGAAAGAGCCAAGAGGGATTATTTGCAAGCAGCTGTCGGTATATGCACACCAAACAAACTGGCAATTCCTAAGTTGCTTGATTGGTACCTTCGTGATTTCGCAAAAGATGTGGAGTCATTAATGGATTGGATCTGCTTGCAACTGCCAGATGAGTTGAGGACCGAAGGAATTAAATGCCTAGAGGTGGCCAGAAGAAGTCCAATTCCACAGCCAATTCAAGTTCTTCCTTATGAGTTCAGATTCAG TCGCGAGGAATTGCGAGCGTATAAACTGTGGCCATTGAACCTATCCAGATCTCGCATCATTGGCAACATTTACATTATACACAGAGGAAGATTCATATTGTCTTCTAGATTTCCAGCTGAGAATAACTGGGTCTGTTCATTAACACTTGCTATTTACTTCTCGACCCCATCTTTGGAAAAAATGAACAAGAAAATTAAAAGCGATGACAAGCATGTGATGTTGATTCATAATATAGTTTTTGGATCATAA
- the LOC135617926 gene encoding uncharacterized protein LOC135617926 isoform X6, whose amino-acid sequence MNSKARASLPAMKASLKRDKVDLNPRRGICKERKVEMQGNGSMIIANGPNRCQSRRERKIALQRDVDKLRKKLRKEESVHSALERAFTRPRGALPRLPPYLPSHTLELLAEVAVLEEEVVRLEEQVVNFRQGLYQEAIYSSSCKKSKKLGYDVHPLTRNSKTLEQPQFMKASTSTQWSLNMDQNMPSSNKFVYGKFAPNKMNSSISITENQQGKENQLRTNIGKNCKQTPVKRDIKIAAATLGNRQVDAQPKCDALDHERTEKNSRRLSDEAILNQSSAPKEATLCESSGPNKLSEDILKCLMNIFSRMSSPGNTKELLETSPVSYCSASLEETDSLDPYGICAEFGKRDIGPYKHLRAVEASSKFPNLLSSCSFFTCRLKCLLRELASADLSNLTHQQKIAFWINIYNSCMMNAFLKKGIPASPEIIIALMLKAVINVGGHLLNAMTIEHFILRLPYSLKHVCPKGSKSDHVTVRGLFGLEWPEPLVTFALSCGSWSSPAVRVYTAAQVDKELERAKRDYLQAAVGICTPNKLAIPKLLDWYLRDFAKDVESLMDWICLQLPDELRTEGIKCLEVARRSPIPQPIQVLPYEFRFSTC is encoded by the exons ATGAATTCCAAGGCGCGGGCGTCGTTGCCGGCCATGAAAGCTTCCCTGAAGCGCGATAAAGTAGACTTAAACCCGAGACGG GGAATCTGCAAGGAGAGGAAGGTTGAGATGCAGGGGAATGGATCGATGATCATAGCAAATGGACCCAACAGATGCCAATCCAGGAGAGAGAGGAAGATTGCTCTGCAGCGAGAT GTTGATAAGCTTAGGAAGAAGCTAAGGAAGGAAGAGAGTGTCCACAGCGCCTTGGAGAGGGCTTTCACGAGACCTCGGGGTGCTCTTCCTCGCCTTCCACCATATTTGCCTTCACAT ACACTAGAACTTTTGGCTGAAGTAGCTGTTTTAGAAGAAGAGGTGGTTCGCCTTGAAGAACAGGTGGTGAACTTTCGGCAAGGCCTCTATCAGGAAGCTATCTACAGCTCATCCTGCAAGAAATCCAAGAAATTAGGATATGACGTCCACCCCCTTACTCGAAACTCCAAAACCTTGGAGCAACCACAATTCATGAAAGCGTCAACCTCGACACAGTGGTCTTTAAACATGGACCAAAATATGCCTTCCTCTAATAAGTTTGTTTATGGAAAATTTGCACCAAACAAGATGAATTCATCCATATCCATTACTGAAAATCAGCAAGGAAAAGAGAATCAATTAAGAACTAATATTGGTAAGAACTGTAAACAGACTCCAGTTAAGAGAGATATAAAAATAGCAGCAGCTACTTTGGGAAACAGGCAGGTGGATGCACAG CCAAAGTGTGATGCTTTGGATCATGAAAGAACTGAAAAGAACTCACGGAGGTTGTCAGATGAAGCAATATTAAACCAGTCCAGTGCTCCGAAGGAAGCAACATTATGTGAGTCAAGTGGCCCAAACAAACTATCCGAGGACATCTTGAAGTGCCTGATGAACATATTCTCACGGATGAGCTCTCCAGGGAACACAAAAGAGCTTCTGGAGACATCTCCTGTATCATATTGTAGTGCAAGTTTGGAAGAAACAGATTCTCTAGACCCATATGGTATCTGTGCAGAATTTGGAAAAAGGGATATCGGGCCATATAAGCATTTGCGAGCAGTTGAAGCAAGCTCAAAATTTCCAAACCTCCTGTCGAGTTGTTCATTTTTTACATGTAGACTGAA ATGTTTGCTCAGAGAACTTGCATCAGCAGATTTATCAAATCTCACACATCAGCAGAAGATTGCATTCTGGATTAACATTTACAATTCATGCATGATGAAT GCATTTCTCAAGAAAGGCATTCCAGCAAGTCCTGAGATTATTATCGCGCTGATGCTAAAG GCTGTGATTAATGTGGGTGGTCACTTGCTCAATGCAATGACAATTGAACATTTCATATTGAGGCTTCCCTACAGTTTGAAACAT GTCTGCCCTAAGGGATCTAAAAGCGATCATGTCACGGTGCGAGGCTTATTTGGATTGGAATGGCCGGAACCCTTGGTTACATTTGCACTTTCATGTGGGAGCTGGTCATCCCCTGCT GTGAGAGTATACACTGCAGCCCAAGTTGATAAAGAGTTAGAAAGAGCCAAGAGGGATTATTTGCAAGCAGCTGTCGGTATATGCACACCAAACAAACTGGCAATTCCTAAGTTGCTTGATTGGTACCTTCGTGATTTCGCAAAAGATGTGGAGTCATTAATGGATTGGATCTGCTTGCAACTGCCAGATGAGTTGAGGACCGAAGGAATTAAATGCCTAGAGGTGGCCAGAAGAAGTCCAATTCCACAGCCAATTCAAGTTCTTCCTTATGAGTTCAGATTCAG TACATGTTGA
- the LOC135617926 gene encoding uncharacterized protein LOC135617926 isoform X4, with translation MNSKARASLPAMKASLKRDKVDLNPRRGICKERKVEMQGNGSMIIANGPNRCQSRRERKIALQRDVDKLRKKLRKEESVHSALERAFTRPRGALPRLPPYLPSHTLELLAEVAVLEEEVVRLEEQVVNFRQGLYQEAIYSSSCKKSKKLGYDVHPLTRNSKTLEQPQFMKASTSTQWSLNMDQNMPSSNKFVYGKFAPNKMNSSISITENQQGKENQLRTNIGKNCKQTPVKRDIKIAAATLGNRQVDAQPKCDALDHERTEKNSRRLSDEAILNQSSAPKEATLCESSGPNKLSEDILKCLMNIFSRMSSPGNTKELLETSPVSYCSASLEETDSLDPYGICAEFGKRDIGPYKHLRAVEASSKFPNLLSSCSFFTCRLKCLLRELASADLSNLTHQQKIAFWINIYNSCMMNAFLKKGIPASPEIIIALMLKAVINVGGHLLNAMTIEHFILRLPYSLKHVCPKGSKSDHVTVRGLFGLEWPEPLVTFALSCGSWSSPAVRVYTAAQVDKELERAKRDYLQAAVGICTPNKLAIPKLLDWYLRDFAKDVESLMDWICLQLPDELRTEGIKCLEVARRSPIPQPIQVLPYEFRFRDQNIQFVSDNNSEL, from the exons ATGAATTCCAAGGCGCGGGCGTCGTTGCCGGCCATGAAAGCTTCCCTGAAGCGCGATAAAGTAGACTTAAACCCGAGACGG GGAATCTGCAAGGAGAGGAAGGTTGAGATGCAGGGGAATGGATCGATGATCATAGCAAATGGACCCAACAGATGCCAATCCAGGAGAGAGAGGAAGATTGCTCTGCAGCGAGAT GTTGATAAGCTTAGGAAGAAGCTAAGGAAGGAAGAGAGTGTCCACAGCGCCTTGGAGAGGGCTTTCACGAGACCTCGGGGTGCTCTTCCTCGCCTTCCACCATATTTGCCTTCACAT ACACTAGAACTTTTGGCTGAAGTAGCTGTTTTAGAAGAAGAGGTGGTTCGCCTTGAAGAACAGGTGGTGAACTTTCGGCAAGGCCTCTATCAGGAAGCTATCTACAGCTCATCCTGCAAGAAATCCAAGAAATTAGGATATGACGTCCACCCCCTTACTCGAAACTCCAAAACCTTGGAGCAACCACAATTCATGAAAGCGTCAACCTCGACACAGTGGTCTTTAAACATGGACCAAAATATGCCTTCCTCTAATAAGTTTGTTTATGGAAAATTTGCACCAAACAAGATGAATTCATCCATATCCATTACTGAAAATCAGCAAGGAAAAGAGAATCAATTAAGAACTAATATTGGTAAGAACTGTAAACAGACTCCAGTTAAGAGAGATATAAAAATAGCAGCAGCTACTTTGGGAAACAGGCAGGTGGATGCACAG CCAAAGTGTGATGCTTTGGATCATGAAAGAACTGAAAAGAACTCACGGAGGTTGTCAGATGAAGCAATATTAAACCAGTCCAGTGCTCCGAAGGAAGCAACATTATGTGAGTCAAGTGGCCCAAACAAACTATCCGAGGACATCTTGAAGTGCCTGATGAACATATTCTCACGGATGAGCTCTCCAGGGAACACAAAAGAGCTTCTGGAGACATCTCCTGTATCATATTGTAGTGCAAGTTTGGAAGAAACAGATTCTCTAGACCCATATGGTATCTGTGCAGAATTTGGAAAAAGGGATATCGGGCCATATAAGCATTTGCGAGCAGTTGAAGCAAGCTCAAAATTTCCAAACCTCCTGTCGAGTTGTTCATTTTTTACATGTAGACTGAA ATGTTTGCTCAGAGAACTTGCATCAGCAGATTTATCAAATCTCACACATCAGCAGAAGATTGCATTCTGGATTAACATTTACAATTCATGCATGATGAAT GCATTTCTCAAGAAAGGCATTCCAGCAAGTCCTGAGATTATTATCGCGCTGATGCTAAAG GCTGTGATTAATGTGGGTGGTCACTTGCTCAATGCAATGACAATTGAACATTTCATATTGAGGCTTCCCTACAGTTTGAAACAT GTCTGCCCTAAGGGATCTAAAAGCGATCATGTCACGGTGCGAGGCTTATTTGGATTGGAATGGCCGGAACCCTTGGTTACATTTGCACTTTCATGTGGGAGCTGGTCATCCCCTGCT GTGAGAGTATACACTGCAGCCCAAGTTGATAAAGAGTTAGAAAGAGCCAAGAGGGATTATTTGCAAGCAGCTGTCGGTATATGCACACCAAACAAACTGGCAATTCCTAAGTTGCTTGATTGGTACCTTCGTGATTTCGCAAAAGATGTGGAGTCATTAATGGATTGGATCTGCTTGCAACTGCCAGATGAGTTGAGGACCGAAGGAATTAAATGCCTAGAGGTGGCCAGAAGAAGTCCAATTCCACAGCCAATTCAAGTTCTTCCTTATGAGTTCAGATTCAG GGACCAAAATATTCAATTTGTCTCGGATAACAATTCAGAACTTTGA